One stretch of Bacteroidota bacterium DNA includes these proteins:
- a CDS encoding cytochrome c family protein — MKRFTLLLLIFAFPLIAQNKFVGVNTCACHNLPKQGKQVEVWKKSKHAEAFTVLKTDKAAEYAKAKSIAGAASEAKECLECHTTGFGEAVEKSFKAEMGVQCEACHGAASGYKAIHNKPENKEKAIAAGLVVKVEEKVCIGCHTPKMHAIKDFDFKKMFEEIKHPMPKG, encoded by the coding sequence ATGAAACGATTCACTCTTCTATTATTGATTTTTGCTTTTCCGTTGATCGCTCAAAATAAATTTGTCGGAGTAAACACATGCGCCTGCCACAATCTTCCGAAACAAGGGAAGCAAGTGGAAGTATGGAAAAAATCAAAACATGCAGAAGCATTTACTGTATTGAAGACAGATAAAGCTGCCGAATATGCAAAAGCGAAGAGTATTGCCGGTGCAGCAAGCGAAGCAAAAGAATGTTTGGAATGCCATACTACCGGCTTTGGTGAAGCAGTTGAGAAATCGTTCAAAGCAGAAATGGGTGTACAATGCGAAGCATGTCATGGTGCAGCGTCCGGCTACAAAGCAATTCACAACAAACCGGAAAATAAAGAAAAAGCAATTGCTGCTGGTTTGGTTGTGAAAGTCGAAGAAAAAGTTTGCATTGGCTGCCATACACCGAAAATGCATGCTATTAAAGATTTCGATTTCAAGAAAATGTTCGAAGAAATTAAACATCCGATGCCGAAAGGATAA